From a single Myotis daubentonii chromosome 5, mMyoDau2.1, whole genome shotgun sequence genomic region:
- the TRMT1 gene encoding tRNA (guanine(26)-N(2))-dimethyltransferase isoform X1: MSHARAVLRFTLSLRSAGRLCSARFMEEPPHRPVSPPAMENGTAPCGEKRPPDTQETTVTEGSAKIAFPSANEVFYNPVQEFNRDLTCAVITEFARIHLGAKGIQIKVPGEKEVQKVVVDLSEQEEDKAVLKEGADPAPGNQPRTATVGEICEEGLRVLEGLAASGLRSIRFAREVPGLRSVVANDASARAVDLIRHNVQLNEVAHLVQPSQADARMLMYQHQRVSDRFDVIDLDPYGSPAAFLDAAVQAVSEGGLLCVTCTDMAVLAGNSGETCYSKYGAMALKSRACHEMALRIVLHSLDLRANCYQRFVVPLLSISADFYIRVFVRVFTGQAKVKASASKQALVFQCVGCGAFHLQRLGKASGAPGGRVKFSAACGPPVAPECEHCGQRHQLGGPLWVEPIHDLDFVGRVLEAVSTNPGRFHTSERIRGVLSVVTEELPDVPLYYTLDQLSSTIHCSTPSLLQLRSALLHAGFRVSLSHACKNAVKTDAPASALWDIMRCWEKQCPVKRERLSETSPAFRILSVEPRMSAFPAADFRLQANFTIRDDANPTSRQRGLKRFQANPEANWGPRPRARPGSKAVGEAMEDRRRLLQNKRKEPAEDLAQRAARLKTFPCKRFKKGTCQRGDQCCYSHRPLTPEATAEAAPADCPQTPSQKPPGSGATTGPGVD, translated from the exons ATGTCCCACGCGAGGGCCGTTCTGCGGTTCACCCTGAGTCTCCGCTCCGCCGGCCGTCTGTGTAGTGCTCGGTTTATGGAGGAGCCGCCCCACCGGCCGGTAAGTCCGCCCGCCATGGAGAACGGCACGGCGCCCTGCGGCGAAAAGCGCCCACCTGACACCCAGGAGACGACGGTCACCGAGGGGTCCGCCAAGATCGCCTTCCCCAGCGCCAACGAAGTCTTCTACAACCCAGtgcaggagttcaaccgggaccTGAC ATGTGCTGTGATCACTGAGTTTGCGCGCATTCATCTTGGGGCGAAAGGAATCCAGA TCAAGGTGCCAGGTGAAAAGGAGGTGCAGAAGGTGGTGGTGGACTTGTCAGAGCAAGAGGAGGACAAGGCTGTATTGAAAGAGGGGGCAGACCCGGCCCCTGGAAACCAGCCTCGAACAGCCACTGTGGGGGAGATCTGCGAG GAAGGCCTTCGAGTGCTGGAGGGCCTGGCAGCCTCGGGTCTTCGTTCCATTCGCTTTGCCCGAGAGGTGCCTGGGCTCCGATCCGTGGTTGCTAACGATGCCTCTGCCCGAGCTGTGGATCTCATCCGCCATAATGTGCAGCTCAACGAAGTGGCCCACCTggtacagcccagccaggcagatgCCCG GATGCTGATGTACCAGCACCAGCGGGTGTCGGATCGGTTTGATGTCATCGACCTGGACCCCTATGGCAGCCCTGCCGCTTTTCTGGATGCAGCTGTGCAGGCTGTGAGTGAAGGAG GGTTGCTGTGCGTTACCTGCACGGACATGGCAGTGCTGGCAGGGAACAGCGGGGAGACATGCTACAGCAAGTACGGGGCCATGGCCCTCAAGAGCCGGGCCTGCCACGAGATG GCCCTGAGGATCGTCCTACACAGCCTGGACCTCCGTGCGAACTGCTATCAGCGCTTCGTGGTGCCCCTGCTCAGCATCAGCGCTGATTTCTACATACGTGTTTTTGTTCGTGTcttcaccggccaggccaaggtcAAGGCTTCAGCCAG CAAGCAGGCGCTGGTGTTCCAGTGTGTGGGCTGCGGAGCCTTCCACCTTCAGCGCCTTGGCAAAGCATCGGGGGCCCCTGGTGGCCG GGTCAAGTTCTCTGCAGCCTGCGGTCCCCCTGTGGCCCCTGAGTGTGAGCACTGTGGGCAGCGGCACCAG CTCGGTGGCCCCCTATGGGTGGAGCCAATCCATGACCTGGATTTTGTGGGCCGTGTCCTAGAGGCTGTGAGCACCAACCCCGGCCGATTCCATACTTCGGAGCGGATCCGAGGAGTCCTGAGCGTCGTCACCGAG GAGCTGCCGGACGTGCCTCTGTACTACACGCTGGACCAGCTGAGCAGCACCATCCACTGTAGCACGcccagcctcctgcagctgcg GTCAGCCCTCCTCCATGCTGGCTTCCGGGTCTCGCTCTCCCATGCCTGTAAGAATGCTGTGAAGACGGACGCCCCCGCCTCAGCCCTCTGGGACATCATGCGCTGCTGG GAGAAGCAGTGCCCGGTGAAACGAGAGCGGCTGTCTGAGACCAGCCCGGCCTTCCGCATTCTCAGTGTGGAGCCCAG AATGTCAGCTTTCCCAGCGGCAGATTTCAG GCTACAGGCCAACTTCACCATCCGGGATGATGCCAACCCCACCTCCCGCCAGCGAGGACTCAAGCGCTTCCAGGCCAACCCCGAGGCCAACTGGGGCCCCCGGCCCCGTGCCCGGCCAGG GAGTAAGGCAGTGGGCGAAGCTATGGAGGACAGACGCAGATTGCTCCAGAATAAGAGAAAGGAACCAGCTGAGGACCTGGCCCAGCGGGCTGCACGGCTTAAGACGTTTCCTTGCAAGAGGTTTAAGAAG GGCACCTGCCAACGGGGGGACCAGTGCTGTTACTCCCACAGACCCCTGACACCTGAGGCCACTGCTGAAGCTGCCCCCGCCGACTGTCCACAGACCCCCAGCCAGAAGCCCCCTGGGTCTGGGGCCACCACTGGTCCAGGTGTAGATTGA
- the TRMT1 gene encoding tRNA (guanine(26)-N(2))-dimethyltransferase isoform X3, which translates to MEEPPHRPVSPPAMENGTAPCGEKRPPDTQETTVTEGSAKIAFPSANEVFYNPVQEFNRDLTCAVITEFARIHLGAKGIQIKVPGEKEVQKVVVDLSEQEEDKAVLKEGADPAPGNQPRTATVGEICEEGLRVLEGLAASGLRSIRFAREVPGLRSVVANDASARAVDLIRHNVQLNEVAHLVQPSQADARMLMYQHQRVSDRFDVIDLDPYGSPAAFLDAAVQAVSEGGLLCVTCTDMAVLAGNSGETCYSKYGAMALKSRACHEMALRIVLHSLDLRANCYQRFVVPLLSISADFYIRVFVRVFTGQAKVKASASKQALVFQCVGCGAFHLQRLGKASGAPGGRVKFSAACGPPVAPECEHCGQRHQLGGPLWVEPIHDLDFVGRVLEAVSTNPGRFHTSERIRGVLSVVTEELPDVPLYYTLDQLSSTIHCSTPSLLQLRSALLHAGFRVSLSHACKNAVKTDAPASALWDIMRCWEKQCPVKRERLSETSPAFRILSVEPRMSAFPAADFRLQANFTIRDDANPTSRQRGLKRFQANPEANWGPRPRARPGSKAVGEAMEDRRRLLQNKRKEPAEDLAQRAARLKTFPCKRFKKGTCQRGDQCCYSHRPLTPEATAEAAPADCPQTPSQKPPGSGATTGPGVD; encoded by the exons ATGGAGGAGCCGCCCCACCGGCCGGTAAGTCCGCCCGCCATGGAGAACGGCACGGCGCCCTGCGGCGAAAAGCGCCCACCTGACACCCAGGAGACGACGGTCACCGAGGGGTCCGCCAAGATCGCCTTCCCCAGCGCCAACGAAGTCTTCTACAACCCAGtgcaggagttcaaccgggaccTGAC ATGTGCTGTGATCACTGAGTTTGCGCGCATTCATCTTGGGGCGAAAGGAATCCAGA TCAAGGTGCCAGGTGAAAAGGAGGTGCAGAAGGTGGTGGTGGACTTGTCAGAGCAAGAGGAGGACAAGGCTGTATTGAAAGAGGGGGCAGACCCGGCCCCTGGAAACCAGCCTCGAACAGCCACTGTGGGGGAGATCTGCGAG GAAGGCCTTCGAGTGCTGGAGGGCCTGGCAGCCTCGGGTCTTCGTTCCATTCGCTTTGCCCGAGAGGTGCCTGGGCTCCGATCCGTGGTTGCTAACGATGCCTCTGCCCGAGCTGTGGATCTCATCCGCCATAATGTGCAGCTCAACGAAGTGGCCCACCTggtacagcccagccaggcagatgCCCG GATGCTGATGTACCAGCACCAGCGGGTGTCGGATCGGTTTGATGTCATCGACCTGGACCCCTATGGCAGCCCTGCCGCTTTTCTGGATGCAGCTGTGCAGGCTGTGAGTGAAGGAG GGTTGCTGTGCGTTACCTGCACGGACATGGCAGTGCTGGCAGGGAACAGCGGGGAGACATGCTACAGCAAGTACGGGGCCATGGCCCTCAAGAGCCGGGCCTGCCACGAGATG GCCCTGAGGATCGTCCTACACAGCCTGGACCTCCGTGCGAACTGCTATCAGCGCTTCGTGGTGCCCCTGCTCAGCATCAGCGCTGATTTCTACATACGTGTTTTTGTTCGTGTcttcaccggccaggccaaggtcAAGGCTTCAGCCAG CAAGCAGGCGCTGGTGTTCCAGTGTGTGGGCTGCGGAGCCTTCCACCTTCAGCGCCTTGGCAAAGCATCGGGGGCCCCTGGTGGCCG GGTCAAGTTCTCTGCAGCCTGCGGTCCCCCTGTGGCCCCTGAGTGTGAGCACTGTGGGCAGCGGCACCAG CTCGGTGGCCCCCTATGGGTGGAGCCAATCCATGACCTGGATTTTGTGGGCCGTGTCCTAGAGGCTGTGAGCACCAACCCCGGCCGATTCCATACTTCGGAGCGGATCCGAGGAGTCCTGAGCGTCGTCACCGAG GAGCTGCCGGACGTGCCTCTGTACTACACGCTGGACCAGCTGAGCAGCACCATCCACTGTAGCACGcccagcctcctgcagctgcg GTCAGCCCTCCTCCATGCTGGCTTCCGGGTCTCGCTCTCCCATGCCTGTAAGAATGCTGTGAAGACGGACGCCCCCGCCTCAGCCCTCTGGGACATCATGCGCTGCTGG GAGAAGCAGTGCCCGGTGAAACGAGAGCGGCTGTCTGAGACCAGCCCGGCCTTCCGCATTCTCAGTGTGGAGCCCAG AATGTCAGCTTTCCCAGCGGCAGATTTCAG GCTACAGGCCAACTTCACCATCCGGGATGATGCCAACCCCACCTCCCGCCAGCGAGGACTCAAGCGCTTCCAGGCCAACCCCGAGGCCAACTGGGGCCCCCGGCCCCGTGCCCGGCCAGG GAGTAAGGCAGTGGGCGAAGCTATGGAGGACAGACGCAGATTGCTCCAGAATAAGAGAAAGGAACCAGCTGAGGACCTGGCCCAGCGGGCTGCACGGCTTAAGACGTTTCCTTGCAAGAGGTTTAAGAAG GGCACCTGCCAACGGGGGGACCAGTGCTGTTACTCCCACAGACCCCTGACACCTGAGGCCACTGCTGAAGCTGCCCCCGCCGACTGTCCACAGACCCCCAGCCAGAAGCCCCCTGGGTCTGGGGCCACCACTGGTCCAGGTGTAGATTGA
- the TRMT1 gene encoding tRNA (guanine(26)-N(2))-dimethyltransferase isoform X2 encodes MSHARAVLRFTLSLRSAGRLCSARFMEEPPHRPVSPPAMENGTAPCGEKRPPDTQETTVTEGSAKIAFPSANEVFYNPVQEFNRDLTCAVITEFARIHLGAKGIQIKVPGEKEVQKVVVDLSEQEEDKAVLKEGADPAPGNQPRTATVGEICEEGLRVLEGLAASGLRSIRFAREVPGLRSVVANDASARAVDLIRHNVQLNEVAHLVQPSQADARMLMYQHQRVSDRFDVIDLDPYGSPAAFLDAAVQAVSEGGLLCVTCTDMAVLAGNSGETCYSKYGAMALKSRACHEMALRIVLHSLDLRANCYQRFVVPLLSISADFYIRVFVRVFTGQAKVKASASKQALVFQCVGCGAFHLQRLGKASGAPGGRVKFSAACGPPVAPECEHCGQRHQLGGPLWVEPIHDLDFVGRVLEAVSTNPGRFHTSERIRGVLSVVTEELPDVPLYYTLDQLSSTIHCSTPSLLQLRSALLHAGFRVSLSHACKNAVKTDAPASALWDIMRCWEKQCPVKRERLSETSPAFRILSVEPRLQANFTIRDDANPTSRQRGLKRFQANPEANWGPRPRARPGSKAVGEAMEDRRRLLQNKRKEPAEDLAQRAARLKTFPCKRFKKGTCQRGDQCCYSHRPLTPEATAEAAPADCPQTPSQKPPGSGATTGPGVD; translated from the exons ATGTCCCACGCGAGGGCCGTTCTGCGGTTCACCCTGAGTCTCCGCTCCGCCGGCCGTCTGTGTAGTGCTCGGTTTATGGAGGAGCCGCCCCACCGGCCGGTAAGTCCGCCCGCCATGGAGAACGGCACGGCGCCCTGCGGCGAAAAGCGCCCACCTGACACCCAGGAGACGACGGTCACCGAGGGGTCCGCCAAGATCGCCTTCCCCAGCGCCAACGAAGTCTTCTACAACCCAGtgcaggagttcaaccgggaccTGAC ATGTGCTGTGATCACTGAGTTTGCGCGCATTCATCTTGGGGCGAAAGGAATCCAGA TCAAGGTGCCAGGTGAAAAGGAGGTGCAGAAGGTGGTGGTGGACTTGTCAGAGCAAGAGGAGGACAAGGCTGTATTGAAAGAGGGGGCAGACCCGGCCCCTGGAAACCAGCCTCGAACAGCCACTGTGGGGGAGATCTGCGAG GAAGGCCTTCGAGTGCTGGAGGGCCTGGCAGCCTCGGGTCTTCGTTCCATTCGCTTTGCCCGAGAGGTGCCTGGGCTCCGATCCGTGGTTGCTAACGATGCCTCTGCCCGAGCTGTGGATCTCATCCGCCATAATGTGCAGCTCAACGAAGTGGCCCACCTggtacagcccagccaggcagatgCCCG GATGCTGATGTACCAGCACCAGCGGGTGTCGGATCGGTTTGATGTCATCGACCTGGACCCCTATGGCAGCCCTGCCGCTTTTCTGGATGCAGCTGTGCAGGCTGTGAGTGAAGGAG GGTTGCTGTGCGTTACCTGCACGGACATGGCAGTGCTGGCAGGGAACAGCGGGGAGACATGCTACAGCAAGTACGGGGCCATGGCCCTCAAGAGCCGGGCCTGCCACGAGATG GCCCTGAGGATCGTCCTACACAGCCTGGACCTCCGTGCGAACTGCTATCAGCGCTTCGTGGTGCCCCTGCTCAGCATCAGCGCTGATTTCTACATACGTGTTTTTGTTCGTGTcttcaccggccaggccaaggtcAAGGCTTCAGCCAG CAAGCAGGCGCTGGTGTTCCAGTGTGTGGGCTGCGGAGCCTTCCACCTTCAGCGCCTTGGCAAAGCATCGGGGGCCCCTGGTGGCCG GGTCAAGTTCTCTGCAGCCTGCGGTCCCCCTGTGGCCCCTGAGTGTGAGCACTGTGGGCAGCGGCACCAG CTCGGTGGCCCCCTATGGGTGGAGCCAATCCATGACCTGGATTTTGTGGGCCGTGTCCTAGAGGCTGTGAGCACCAACCCCGGCCGATTCCATACTTCGGAGCGGATCCGAGGAGTCCTGAGCGTCGTCACCGAG GAGCTGCCGGACGTGCCTCTGTACTACACGCTGGACCAGCTGAGCAGCACCATCCACTGTAGCACGcccagcctcctgcagctgcg GTCAGCCCTCCTCCATGCTGGCTTCCGGGTCTCGCTCTCCCATGCCTGTAAGAATGCTGTGAAGACGGACGCCCCCGCCTCAGCCCTCTGGGACATCATGCGCTGCTGG GAGAAGCAGTGCCCGGTGAAACGAGAGCGGCTGTCTGAGACCAGCCCGGCCTTCCGCATTCTCAGTGTGGAGCCCAG GCTACAGGCCAACTTCACCATCCGGGATGATGCCAACCCCACCTCCCGCCAGCGAGGACTCAAGCGCTTCCAGGCCAACCCCGAGGCCAACTGGGGCCCCCGGCCCCGTGCCCGGCCAGG GAGTAAGGCAGTGGGCGAAGCTATGGAGGACAGACGCAGATTGCTCCAGAATAAGAGAAAGGAACCAGCTGAGGACCTGGCCCAGCGGGCTGCACGGCTTAAGACGTTTCCTTGCAAGAGGTTTAAGAAG GGCACCTGCCAACGGGGGGACCAGTGCTGTTACTCCCACAGACCCCTGACACCTGAGGCCACTGCTGAAGCTGCCCCCGCCGACTGTCCACAGACCCCCAGCCAGAAGCCCCCTGGGTCTGGGGCCACCACTGGTCCAGGTGTAGATTGA